Proteins encoded by one window of Nitrospirota bacterium:
- a CDS encoding DUF2950 domain-containing protein produces the protein MNLTALHKKGGKGSLTMPACVAAIALLLLGAYSASLAAGPTQKGFPSPEEAVSSFVAAVRANDMKEMQIILGPGSEALISSGDDVADRAGREEFLIAYDQLNRLEHVSEDKMVLHIGSDDWPMPIPLVKRHTAWLFDVNEGKEEILNRRIGRNELHVIEVLDAYVDAQHEYASKNCGGSGKVEFAQKFISAEEKHDGLYWETKEGEEESPLGPLIAQAAREGYGKDSNLSPFHGYYFNILTGQGKHAEGGSYNYVVKGKMILGFALVAWPAEYANSGVMTFMVNQEGTIYQKDLGKDTKRKAEAMKVFDPDKTWQRVNETLQQQDK, from the coding sequence ATGAATCTGACTGCATTACATAAAAAAGGCGGAAAGGGCAGCCTGACTATGCCTGCCTGTGTCGCCGCAATTGCCTTGCTCCTGCTTGGGGCATATTCGGCTTCGCTTGCTGCAGGCCCAACTCAGAAGGGCTTTCCCTCGCCTGAAGAGGCGGTGAGTTCATTTGTCGCAGCCGTAAGGGCGAACGATATGAAAGAAATGCAAATCATATTAGGCCCCGGAAGCGAGGCATTGATCTCGTCCGGAGATGACGTAGCCGACAGGGCAGGACGTGAAGAATTTCTTATCGCTTATGACCAGTTGAACAGGCTTGAACATGTATCTGAGGACAAGATGGTCCTCCACATCGGCAGCGACGACTGGCCCATGCCCATTCCGCTTGTGAAAAGGCATACAGCATGGCTCTTCGACGTAAATGAAGGCAAGGAAGAGATACTGAACCGGAGAATAGGCAGGAATGAACTGCATGTTATCGAGGTGCTTGATGCCTATGTTGATGCGCAGCATGAATATGCCAGCAAGAATTGCGGGGGCAGCGGCAAGGTCGAATTCGCCCAAAAATTTATCAGCGCCGAAGAGAAGCATGACGGACTGTATTGGGAAACAAAAGAGGGCGAAGAAGAGAGCCCCCTCGGTCCATTGATCGCGCAGGCAGCAAGAGAAGGATACGGAAAGGACAGCAATCTTTCTCCTTTCCACGGGTACTATTTCAATATCCTCACGGGCCAGGGGAAACATGCAGAAGGAGGGAGTTACAATTATGTAGTTAAGGGGAAGATGATCCTCGGCTTCGCACTCGTTGCCTGGCCCGCTGAATACGCGAATTCCGGTGTCATGACCTTTATGGTAAACCAGGAGGGGACCATTTACCAGAAGGACCTCGGCAAGGACACGAAGCGGAAAGCAGAGGCGATGAAGGTTTTTGATCCCGACAAGACCTGGCAAAGAGTCAACGAGACTTTGCAGCAGCAAGACAAATAA
- a CDS encoding DUF3300 domain-containing protein, which yields MRASAIIMRGLAWMIIAMLVIPPGIPAQDPGEPEQTNRFGEEELAQMLAPIALYPDSLIAQILMASTYPLEVVEAERWLNQHKDLKGDALNDALKEKTWDPSVKSLCHFPDVLFAMSDKLDQTGKLGDAFISQEDEVMAAIQKLRRKAEEQGNLKTTKEQQVIIEKEIIRIEPAAPEVVYVPVYDPLYVYGPWWYPAYPPYYWYYPPGFVFTSGVIWFGPRVSIGIGFFPWVWFDWPYHHIYVDIHKTSRFHRFDRRRDFDRRVWVHNPSHRRGVAYRDRTTSQRYGSRPSRVSPASPEMRGYPGRRMERQDGRPIERREGVTPKARSERERSRAPVVRDTPFRGIGEGNSERKASERGSVSRQRGNESRRSISPQDKGQERKSGDKERPGRGGTESGGPKGSGRGGGGSRR from the coding sequence ATGAGAGCTTCAGCAATCATTATGCGGGGGTTGGCATGGATGATCATAGCCATGCTCGTCATACCTCCCGGGATACCTGCGCAGGATCCCGGGGAACCAGAGCAAACCAACAGGTTCGGGGAAGAAGAATTGGCGCAGATGCTTGCGCCGATCGCCTTATATCCTGATTCTCTGATAGCCCAGATACTGATGGCATCGACCTATCCGCTTGAGGTGGTCGAGGCTGAACGCTGGTTGAACCAGCACAAGGACCTGAAAGGCGATGCCCTTAACGATGCCCTGAAGGAGAAGACCTGGGACCCGAGTGTGAAATCGCTCTGCCATTTCCCTGACGTTCTCTTTGCCATGAGCGACAAACTCGACCAGACAGGGAAATTGGGCGATGCCTTCATAAGCCAGGAGGATGAGGTCATGGCCGCCATACAGAAATTGCGCAGGAAGGCCGAAGAGCAGGGAAACCTCAAGACGACCAAAGAACAGCAAGTCATAATCGAGAAGGAAATAATCAGGATCGAACCGGCCGCCCCGGAAGTTGTTTATGTGCCGGTCTATGATCCGCTCTATGTATACGGACCATGGTGGTACCCTGCTTATCCCCCCTATTACTGGTACTATCCGCCGGGTTTTGTTTTCACAAGCGGTGTTATCTGGTTTGGCCCCAGAGTATCTATCGGAATTGGCTTTTTCCCATGGGTATGGTTTGACTGGCCTTACCATCACATTTATGTAGATATCCATAAAACGAGTCGATTTCACAGGTTTGACCGCAGGCGGGATTTCGACAGGCGTGTATGGGTACATAACCCGTCCCACAGGAGAGGGGTTGCCTACAGAGACAGGACAACGAGTCAGCGCTACGGATCGCGACCGTCACGGGTGTCACCAGCAAGCCCGGAAATGCGTGGTTATCCGGGAAGGCGCATGGAAAGACAGGACGGACGACCCATTGAACGCCGGGAAGGTGTCACGCCAAAGGCCAGGTCCGAAAGGGAAAGGAGTCGTGCCCCTGTAGTCAGGGACACTCCATTCAGGGGAATCGGCGAAGGCAATTCTGAGCGCAAAGCAAGCGAACGCGGAAGTGTGAGCAGGCAAAGAGGAAACGAAAGCCGCCGTAGCATATCCCCTCAGGACAAGGGCCAGGAGCGTAAAAGCGGAGATAAAGAACGTCCGGGAAGGGGAGGCACTGAAAGTGGAGGTCCCAAGGGTAGCGGCAGAGGCGGCGGAGGGTCCCGGAGATAG
- a CDS encoding response regulator, giving the protein MDKKNNKTVLVVDDDADIRDSILLNLSESGDYNVDVCGSAEEAMARIREDNIDVVLTDVVMPEVSGIELLERIHDFNRQLPVILMTGYADLNLAIAAIKKGAFDFILKPFHPDYLIYSIKKAIQHVNFTKMKEDYNRHLEHMVMQRTEELEISKRQAEGLSNDIVKRLTTIAEFRNIEAVEHVSRISIYSEMLAKELGMPLDFIQKIKLASPLHDIGKIGITESILLKPGPLTPEEFEVMKTHTVNGEMILSGASHPVLQMAATIALNHHEKWDGSGYPGGLRGEGIPLEGRIVCIVDQYDSIRNERVYKPALGHDATLKIITQGDGRTLPYHFDPVVLNAFVKIASKFKAIHS; this is encoded by the coding sequence ATGGATAAAAAAAACAATAAAACCGTTCTTGTCGTTGACGACGATGCCGATATCCGCGACTCCATCCTGTTAAACCTGAGTGAATCGGGGGATTATAATGTGGACGTCTGCGGCAGCGCTGAAGAGGCAATGGCCAGGATCAGGGAAGACAATATTGATGTCGTCCTCACCGACGTTGTTATGCCTGAGGTCTCCGGGATCGAGCTGCTGGAAAGAATACATGATTTTAACCGCCAGTTGCCTGTTATTTTAATGACCGGATACGCTGATCTGAATCTGGCAATAGCGGCAATAAAAAAAGGGGCCTTTGATTTTATATTGAAACCTTTCCATCCCGACTATCTGATATATTCAATTAAAAAGGCGATCCAACACGTTAATTTCACGAAAATGAAGGAAGATTACAACCGTCATCTTGAACACATGGTGATGCAAAGGACCGAAGAGCTGGAAATTTCCAAAAGGCAGGCGGAAGGCCTGAGCAATGACATTGTAAAACGTTTAACGACAATAGCGGAGTTCAGGAACATTGAAGCGGTAGAGCATGTATCGAGGATCAGTATTTATTCTGAAATGCTTGCTAAAGAACTGGGGATGCCTTTGGATTTTATCCAGAAAATAAAGCTTGCCAGCCCTCTGCACGACATCGGCAAGATAGGGATAACGGAAAGTATTTTATTAAAACCAGGCCCCCTTACGCCTGAGGAATTCGAGGTCATGAAGACACATACTGTAAACGGCGAAATGATCCTGTCAGGGGCCTCTCATCCTGTTTTGCAGATGGCGGCGACCATCGCCCTGAATCATCATGAGAAATGGGATGGATCAGGATACCCCGGAGGTTTACGGGGCGAAGGCATCCCGCTTGAGGGCAGGATCGTTTGCATTGTGGACCAGTATGATTCGATCAGGAATGAAAGGGTCTATAAACCTGCATTGGGACATGACGCCACATTAAAGATAATCACGCAGGGAGACGGAAGGACCCTGCCCTATCATTTCGATCCCGTGGTTTTAAACGCCTTCGTTAAGATTGCTTCAAAATTTAAGGCAATACATTCTTAA
- the serS gene encoding serine--tRNA ligase produces MLDIKLVRENTDKVMDALKKRGQRTGILDKFIGIENDRRDLLREVEELRQQRNRLSQEIGQLKKSGADASVMLSEAKTVSDLITAKEETLRELENSALQEILVIPNIPHESVPAGKDETENIEVRAWGDIPQFTFEPKNHWDIGEALGILDFERAGKIAGARFVIYKGLGARLERALINFMLNLHTKEHGYTEIFPPVLVNRQAMTGTGQLPKFEEDLFKLSDERGFYLIPTAEVPVTNMHREEILDEDDLPIYYAAYTPCFRREAGSYGKDTRGLIRQHQFNKVELVKFAKPEDSYNELEMLTNNAEEILKRLGLPYRVVSLCTGDMGFSSAKTYDLEVWFPAQGKFREISSCSNFENFQARRADIRFKRKGKKGTEFVHTLNGSGLAVGRTFAAILENFQQEDGSVIIPDALRHFVGTDRISKK; encoded by the coding sequence ATGCTTGACATCAAATTAGTAAGAGAAAATACGGACAAGGTCATGGACGCCCTCAAGAAAAGAGGGCAGAGGACCGGGATACTCGACAAGTTTATCGGGATCGAAAATGACAGAAGAGATCTGCTGCGGGAGGTTGAAGAACTGAGACAGCAGAGAAACAGGCTGTCTCAGGAGATCGGCCAGTTGAAAAAGTCCGGCGCTGATGCCTCTGTTATGCTGTCGGAGGCAAAGACAGTATCCGACCTGATAACTGCAAAAGAGGAAACGCTGCGGGAACTGGAAAACAGCGCACTGCAGGAAATTTTAGTGATCCCCAACATACCTCATGAATCCGTCCCTGCCGGGAAAGACGAGACGGAAAATATTGAAGTGCGAGCATGGGGCGATATACCTCAGTTTACCTTTGAGCCCAAAAACCACTGGGACATCGGCGAGGCCCTTGGGATACTTGACTTTGAGAGGGCGGGGAAGATAGCTGGCGCGCGATTTGTTATTTATAAGGGTCTCGGCGCAAGGCTCGAAAGGGCGTTGATAAATTTCATGCTCAACCTCCATACAAAAGAACACGGTTATACAGAAATATTCCCCCCTGTCCTTGTTAACAGGCAGGCGATGACGGGTACGGGACAGCTTCCAAAATTTGAAGAAGACCTTTTCAAGCTGTCGGATGAAAGGGGTTTCTATTTAATACCGACCGCTGAAGTTCCGGTCACGAACATGCACAGAGAAGAGATCCTGGATGAAGACGACCTGCCGATCTATTACGCCGCGTACACCCCCTGCTTCAGGCGGGAGGCAGGCTCATACGGCAAGGACACAAGGGGGCTGATAAGACAGCATCAATTCAATAAAGTGGAGCTTGTTAAATTTGCAAAACCCGAAGACTCATACAATGAGCTTGAAATGCTTACAAACAACGCTGAGGAAATTTTAAAGAGACTCGGCCTGCCTTACCGCGTAGTGTCTCTCTGCACCGGTGATATGGGGTTTTCCTCGGCAAAGACTTATGACCTTGAAGTATGGTTCCCGGCCCAGGGGAAATTCAGGGAGATATCCTCATGCTCCAATTTTGAGAATTTCCAGGCGAGACGGGCCGACATCAGGTTCAAGAGAAAAGGAAAAAAAGGCACTGAATTCGTCCATACCCTCAATGGTTCAGGATTAGCAGTAGGCCGCACGTTTGCCGCAATACTTGAGAACTTCCAACAGGAAGACGGTTCTGTTATAATACCTGACG